The Euphorbia lathyris chromosome 2, ddEupLath1.1, whole genome shotgun sequence genome includes a window with the following:
- the LOC136220955 gene encoding probable RNA-binding protein ARP1 produces MSMSQQRQFQMMGGGQQQQYNDTTFTKIFMGGLAWETQRDTMRRYFEQFGDILEAVVITDKNTGRSKGYGFVTFKDPDAAIRACQNPSPVVDGRRANCNLASLGANKTHPPASQHGGT; encoded by the exons ATGTCTATGTCTCAACAAAGGCAATTTCAGATGATGGGTGGGGGGCAGCAGCAGCAGTACAATGACACAACATTTACAAAAATATTTATGGGTGGTTTGGCTTGGGAGACTCAGAGAGACACCATGAGACGTTATTTTGAGCAGTTTGGGGATATTTTAGAAGCAGTTGTTATCACAGATAAGAACACTGGGAGATCCAAGGGTTATGGCTTT gtCACATTCAAAGATCCTGATGCAGCCATCAGAGCTTGTCAAAACCCATCTCCAGTCGTTGATGGAAGAAGAGCAAATTGCAATCTTGCATCTCTTGGTGCAAACAAAACTCACCCTCCTGCTTCTCAACATG GCGGCACATGA
- the LOC136217655 gene encoding ribosomal RNA small subunit methyltransferase, which produces MAGGKFKKEKPKSARAPSNHYQGGVSFHKSKGQHILKNPLLVDAIVQKSGIKSTDVILEIGPGTGNLTKKLLEAGKMVIAVELDPRMVLELQRRFQGTPLSSRLKVIQGDVLKTDLPYFDICVANIPYQISSPLTFKLLNHQPAFRCAIIMFQKEFAMRLVAQPGDTLYCRLSVNTQLYARVFHLLKVGKNNFRPPPKVDSSVVRIEPRRPRPQVNLKEWDGFIRICFIRKNKTLGSIFRMKNVLSMLEKNYKMLQALQASQKGSLAGVDNEMDISGLGDDKDDQSMDLDDRTDDEMDMEDVGADSEVSEFKQKVLDVLKERSFCEKRSSKLSQEEFLYLLSRFNMAGIHFS; this is translated from the exons ATGGCTGGCGGCAAGTTTAAGAAAGAGAAGCCAAAATCGGCGCGAGCACCGTCGAACCACTACCAAGGAGGAGTATCCTTTCACAAATCGAAGGGGCAACACATTCTGAAGAATCCTTTGCTGGTCGACGCCATAGTCCAGAAATCAGGAATCAAGAGCACTGATGTTATTCTCGAAATCGGTCCCGGTACCGGAAATCTCACCAAGAAGCTACTAGAAGCTGGCAAAATGGTTATTGCTGTTGAGCTTGACCCCCGCATGGTTCTCGAGCTTCAGCGCCGTTTTCAGGGCACCCCTCTATCCAGTCGGTTAAAG GTGATTCAAGGGGATGTGCTCAAGACTGATCTTCCCTACTTTGATATTTGTGTGGCAAAcattccatatcaaatttcctCCCCCCTCACATTCAAATTACTGAATCATCAACCTGCATTTCGATGTGCGATCATAATGTTTCAGAAGGAATTCGCAATGAGGCTTGTTGCTCAACCGGGAGATACCTTGTATTGCCGTCTATCTGTGAATACACAGCTCTATGCCAGAGTCTTCCACCTTCTTAAAGTTGGGAAAAACAATTTCAGGCCTCCACCTAAAGTGGATTCCTCAGTAGTTCGAATCGAGCCCAGGAGACCACGTCCGCAAGTGAATCTTAAGGAATGGGATGGATTTATACGAATTTGTTTTATTCGAAAGAACAAGACTCTTGGCTCAATTTTCAGGATGAAAAATGTCTTATCGATGCTGGAAAAGAACTACAAGATGCTGCAAGCGCTTCAGGCTTCTCAAAAAGGTTCCTTAGCAGGCGTTGATAATGAAATGGACATTTCAGGATTGGGAGATGATAAAGACGACCAGAGCATGGATTTGGATGATAGAACAGATGATGAAATGGATATGGAAGATGTTGGTGCAGATTCTGAGGTATCCGAATTTAAACAAAAAGTTTTAGATGTCTTAAAAGAAAGGAGTTTTTGTGAGAAGAGATCCTCTAAACTGTCGCAAGAGGAGTTCTTATACCTTCTTTCTCGGTTCAACATGGCTGGCATACATTTCTCTTGA